The following nucleotide sequence is from bacterium.
CCGGGGCTGGCTGCCTTTCTTTCCCTGATCTGGATCGGATTAGGTCAGCTTTATCTTGGCCGCTACTTTAAAGGGCTTACCTTAATGATCCTCTGGTTTACTTCAACGGTTTTTGCGGTTACCCTCGAGTTCCTGGCCGCCGTAGGTAAGGCGGAAGGAGAGATGCCTGTCTTTGTTTTAAGCCTGGTGGCCTTAGCCTTGTGGGTATACAGTCCGATTGATGCTTATCTCACCGCCAAACGGATAAATGAGGGAGTAGAATTTGAATCTATTGATTGGTCAACCTGGGCGATACCTGTTATTGCCGTGGAGATAGTCTTTCTTTTGCTTTTAGGATTAGTCTCCAAGGTCGTTTTTAAGACCCTTTAACGATGGTTGAAATGACAACATCTATTCCTAAGTCATTAACCCGCCTTTAATTATTCAGCCACTGATTAACACGGATAAAATAAAAATCGTAAGCGTTCAGCCACTAAGGCACAAACTCGATGCTCGATGCTCGATCCTGGATACTGG
It contains:
- a CDS encoding zinc ribbon domain-containing protein yields the protein MDDQKQRHFQSNSQENPPSAIPGTHKVGAPSERCPQCDSEIAVEANFCPNCGIHLTGGGLDRVEIERIMAEERIRQRVRQEMSAGKQLQKSPGLAAFLSLIWIGLGQLYLGRYFKGLTLMILWFTSTVFAVTLEFLAAVGKAEGEMPVFVLSLVALALWVYSPIDAYLTAKRINEGVEFESIDWSTWAIPVIAVEIVFLLLLGLVSKVVFKTL